One region of Pseudomonas glycinae genomic DNA includes:
- a CDS encoding SpvB/TcaC N-terminal domain-containing protein, with product MALDADALVTPPSIAKTASIATNGRSWGEIGATGQRSYTLPLPILNARTLNPELQLFYDGNAGNGKCGLGWDLSVASISRKTSKGVPKYAADDVMQADGTDLRPERTTRGRIKAKKRTRGKGRSARTYSVVLYIPRLETTFTRYELWTPTDGGHPFWMVSGADGTRYCFGNTLDSCIHDPAAPAHIAVWLLTEVRNPVGENIFYQYKTDDKTTDARFDYSAQRYLRQVCYCNKTASADLYCLDHPQPELLDWLFRMIIDYGERVSGHDDVPPYPANEDAWTVRSDPFRMHRHGFEVGTRRLCRQFLLFNAIGPAPVLVNRLLLEHESTSHRYNHLKAAHYMSYDATGHVKHMPPLEYFYEALILDTTPKPFLQLDHMPGLNDGQPYHCVDLYGEALPGFLCQRDGAWYFREPLRGTPGTDEIVYGPWTLLPLIPNADSSKPVVQILTDLTGDGCLDWVVAQPGGSGYYTLKPDGTWSPFKSFDQFPVEFFHQLVQLGDLRGDGLDSMALIGPKSVRVYANLREKGFAPGQDVPHTPDRLPLFGNARSELVSFSGMGASGMELCRIRHDEIRCWISLGHGRFGEGFKLSDLLFDYGKFDADRVRIADLDGSGAPAFIYLSSDYFEIWFNQGGNGLAPTPVRVTWPAGIRYDNLCQVTFADLQGIGCASLLLTKPHMKPQHWVYHFVSKRPYLLTGCNNNMGYSATLQHRSSAQFWLDEKRRELMARRHPVSRLPFPQMVLHWLEQLDEITGNCLKQSFDYLDGYYDGKDREFRGFGRVCQIDSELEPGKAEDGHTAPMKVTHWFYTGQCTDPVLKGICELDPEITSLGPTVFSAFDAKRRKERIRKRHKAEDDRETAYALAGHLLRTEVCQADDRPPARLFSLSETRYLVREVNQNPSSLLVLELENRSHQYERFMDDPRVEHRVNLAWDEYGHLTQGFTVACARRRTENDEPPFDREDQRRAWLDSHDEQQQCFYLAEALAEFIHLTSDSHWLLGLPCRQRGNAMRLPKGSLPDGLRAADISFENFDRHKDSAAWKAARELTSLSQQTYLEAAGKMLYPPLAGPTKQAVFDKTALAAYDDVPIVIRDELIKIGYEPMNLFLPEDSEEDKLENLWSALSGFYTYADASQFFHVTDVQQTASHGVTHIAWDPNHLVTETLTLPDGCVTTMTYDWHTLLPCSVKDANENIQEVLYDADRKPTALSSYGTENGAQAGFAPLSAYPPQPDLSVEYALANPKTALASAASVVRTDLQSWMPVLPLKTLPIKRKEWIAKGLILPDGHIRASALRWLNQLKKRSTSEQALLKFIRTTLKQPVHSLNLVADRYPTDPLQQIQMTIRYFDGFGRALQSKQLVPQGEAFMATPRQNLALDRGQLRTAPADPRWRVSGRVEYNHKGETIRVYRAYFLNTHRCINDSAMREHGYHDRMFYDALGRPIQTINALGHLAFDILHAWFTLRYDFNDTDNTPAPSSAKQPARPAKKVKA from the coding sequence ATGGCCCTTGATGCAGATGCGCTCGTCACTCCTCCCTCTATTGCCAAGACAGCGTCCATTGCTACGAACGGGCGCAGTTGGGGAGAGATCGGTGCGACCGGGCAGCGGTCTTACACCTTGCCACTGCCGATCCTGAACGCCCGTACGCTCAATCCTGAGTTGCAGCTGTTTTATGACGGCAATGCGGGCAACGGCAAATGCGGACTTGGCTGGGATCTGTCGGTGGCTTCCATTTCGCGCAAGACCAGCAAGGGCGTGCCGAAATATGCAGCCGACGATGTCATGCAGGCTGACGGAACCGACCTGCGGCCCGAACGGACAACGCGCGGCAGGATCAAGGCAAAAAAGCGTACGCGCGGTAAAGGCAGGAGCGCCAGAACCTATTCAGTGGTGCTCTACATTCCACGTCTGGAAACGACATTCACCCGCTACGAACTCTGGACTCCCACCGATGGCGGTCATCCGTTCTGGATGGTCTCTGGAGCCGATGGCACTCGATATTGCTTTGGCAACACCCTGGATTCCTGCATCCATGACCCGGCAGCCCCGGCGCATATCGCTGTGTGGTTGCTGACGGAAGTCAGGAACCCCGTGGGCGAAAACATCTTTTACCAGTACAAGACCGACGACAAAACCACTGACGCCCGTTTTGACTACAGTGCTCAACGCTACCTGCGCCAGGTCTGCTACTGCAACAAGACCGCCAGTGCCGATCTGTACTGTCTTGATCACCCTCAACCCGAATTACTCGACTGGCTGTTCCGAATGATCATTGACTACGGCGAACGCGTCTCCGGGCATGACGATGTTCCACCGTACCCCGCCAATGAAGATGCCTGGACGGTGCGTTCCGATCCGTTTCGTATGCATCGCCATGGCTTTGAAGTCGGCACTCGGCGCCTGTGCCGACAGTTCCTGCTGTTCAATGCCATCGGCCCCGCTCCGGTGCTGGTCAATCGCCTGTTGCTGGAGCACGAATCCACATCGCATCGATACAATCATCTGAAAGCAGCGCACTACATGAGTTACGACGCTACAGGTCACGTCAAACACATGCCGCCCCTCGAATATTTTTATGAGGCGCTGATACTCGACACCACCCCCAAACCCTTTCTGCAACTTGATCACATGCCCGGTCTCAACGACGGCCAGCCCTACCATTGTGTCGATCTTTACGGTGAAGCCCTGCCCGGTTTTCTCTGCCAGCGCGACGGGGCCTGGTATTTCCGCGAACCGTTGCGCGGCACGCCCGGCACAGACGAAATCGTCTACGGCCCCTGGACCCTGCTGCCGCTGATTCCGAACGCCGACAGCAGCAAACCGGTGGTGCAGATTCTTACCGACCTCACCGGTGACGGCTGTCTGGACTGGGTCGTCGCGCAGCCCGGTGGCAGCGGGTATTACACGCTCAAGCCGGATGGCACCTGGTCGCCTTTCAAATCGTTCGATCAGTTTCCCGTGGAGTTTTTCCATCAACTGGTACAACTGGGCGATCTGCGCGGCGATGGCCTGGACTCCATGGCGTTGATCGGCCCGAAAAGCGTGCGGGTGTATGCCAACCTGCGGGAAAAAGGATTTGCTCCCGGCCAGGATGTGCCCCATACCCCGGACAGATTGCCGCTGTTCGGCAATGCCCGCAGCGAACTGGTGTCATTCAGTGGCATGGGCGCCAGCGGCATGGAGCTGTGCCGGATCCGCCATGATGAAATCCGTTGCTGGATCAGCCTGGGTCATGGCCGGTTTGGAGAGGGTTTCAAATTGAGCGACTTGCTGTTCGACTATGGCAAATTCGATGCCGACCGGGTACGCATCGCCGATCTCGACGGCTCCGGCGCCCCGGCCTTCATTTACCTGTCTTCGGATTACTTCGAGATCTGGTTCAACCAGGGTGGCAACGGCCTGGCCCCGACACCCGTGCGTGTCACGTGGCCTGCCGGCATTCGCTACGACAACCTCTGCCAGGTGACCTTCGCCGATCTGCAAGGCATTGGCTGCGCCAGCCTGCTGCTGACCAAACCCCACATGAAACCGCAGCACTGGGTGTATCACTTCGTCAGTAAACGGCCCTACCTGCTCACCGGCTGCAACAACAACATGGGCTACAGCGCCACGCTGCAACATCGCAGCAGTGCACAATTCTGGCTGGACGAAAAACGCCGGGAACTGATGGCTCGCAGGCATCCGGTCAGCCGGTTGCCGTTTCCTCAGATGGTGCTCCACTGGCTGGAACAACTCGATGAAATCACCGGCAACTGCCTGAAGCAGTCATTCGACTATCTGGACGGCTACTACGACGGGAAAGATCGCGAGTTCCGTGGCTTCGGCCGGGTCTGTCAGATCGACAGTGAACTGGAACCGGGAAAAGCCGAAGACGGCCATACGGCGCCGATGAAGGTGACGCACTGGTTTTATACCGGTCAATGCACTGACCCCGTTTTGAAAGGTATCTGCGAACTCGACCCTGAAATCACATCGCTGGGCCCCACGGTCTTTTCAGCGTTCGATGCCAAACGCCGTAAAGAGCGCATTCGCAAGCGGCACAAAGCCGAGGATGATCGCGAAACCGCCTACGCCCTTGCCGGTCACCTGCTTCGCACCGAAGTCTGCCAGGCAGACGACCGCCCCCCCGCGCGCCTGTTCTCTCTGAGCGAAACGCGCTATCTGGTGCGAGAGGTGAACCAAAATCCCTCCAGTCTGCTGGTACTGGAACTGGAAAACCGCAGCCATCAATACGAACGCTTCATGGACGATCCACGCGTTGAACATAGGGTCAATCTGGCGTGGGACGAATACGGTCATCTGACACAAGGTTTTACCGTCGCTTGTGCTCGTCGCCGCACCGAGAATGACGAACCGCCCTTCGATCGGGAAGATCAACGACGCGCCTGGCTGGACAGCCACGATGAGCAACAGCAATGCTTTTATCTGGCGGAAGCTCTCGCCGAATTCATTCACTTGACCAGTGACAGTCACTGGCTGCTCGGTTTGCCCTGCCGCCAGCGCGGTAATGCGATGAGGCTGCCCAAAGGCTCTCTGCCGGACGGTTTGCGCGCAGCGGACATCAGTTTCGAAAATTTCGATCGGCATAAAGACAGCGCCGCATGGAAAGCCGCGCGCGAACTGACCTCGCTTTCGCAGCAGACCTATCTGGAGGCCGCCGGCAAAATGCTTTACCCACCGTTGGCAGGCCCGACGAAACAGGCCGTGTTCGACAAGACTGCACTGGCTGCCTACGACGACGTCCCGATTGTCATTCGGGACGAGCTGATCAAGATCGGCTATGAGCCGATGAATCTGTTTCTCCCCGAAGATTCGGAAGAGGACAAACTGGAAAACCTGTGGTCAGCCCTGAGCGGTTTTTACACCTACGCCGATGCCAGCCAATTTTTCCACGTCACCGATGTGCAGCAGACCGCCAGCCATGGCGTGACGCACATCGCCTGGGACCCGAACCATCTGGTGACCGAGACCCTCACCCTGCCGGACGGCTGCGTCACAACCATGACATACGACTGGCACACCCTTCTGCCGTGCAGTGTCAAGGATGCCAACGAGAACATTCAGGAAGTGCTGTACGACGCAGACAGGAAACCCACCGCCCTCAGTTCTTATGGCACCGAAAACGGCGCTCAGGCCGGTTTCGCTCCCCTGTCCGCTTACCCGCCACAGCCTGACCTGAGTGTCGAATACGCCCTCGCCAATCCGAAAACCGCCCTGGCATCCGCTGCCAGCGTGGTGCGCACCGACCTGCAAAGCTGGATGCCGGTACTCCCGCTCAAAACGCTGCCCATCAAAAGAAAGGAATGGATCGCCAAGGGGCTGATTCTGCCCGACGGCCACATCCGCGCCTCGGCCCTGCGCTGGCTGAACCAGCTGAAAAAACGCAGCACCAGCGAACAGGCCCTGCTCAAGTTCATCCGAACCACCCTCAAGCAGCCGGTACACAGCCTCAACCTGGTTGCCGACCGCTACCCCACCGACCCGCTGCAACAGATTCAAATGACGATCCGCTACTTCGACGGCTTCGGCCGCGCACTGCAAAGCAAACAGCTCGTCCCGCAGGGTGAAGCCTTTATGGCCACCCCCCGACAGAACCTTGCGCTGGACCGTGGCCAGTTGCGCACGGCACCGGCAGATCCGCGCTGGCGAGTCAGCGGGCGTGTGGAATACAACCACAAGGGCGAAACCATCCGGGTGTACCGCGCCTACTTCCTCAATACCCACCGCTGTATCAACGACAGCGCAATGCGCGAGCACGGCTATCACGACCGGATGTTCTACGACGCCTTGGGGCGGCCGATACAGACGATCAATGCGCTGGGCCACCTGGCGTTCGACATCCTGCATGCGTGGTTCACGCTCCGCTATGACTTCAATGACACCGACAACACACCTGCGCCCTCATCTGCGAAACAACCCGCCAGGCCGGCGAAAAAGGTCAAGGCATGA
- a CDS encoding sensor histidine kinase: MLPTSRTLRLSLYTLLILAGAALAATLAIRHAERQALEEDAARANQQLALYANSLHTLIDRYRALPAVLALDPQLRAALAGPVSAEQQTALNLKLEKINGAAQSSTLELLDRTGLAVAASNWRLPSSYVGHNYGFRPYFSQTRTQGTGRFYAVGVTSGIPGYFLSSAVLGDNGEFLGAMVVKLEFPELEREWSQGSDTLLVSDARGIIFIANQPGWRYRLLHPLSPADYREIKATRQYDKQSLVPLTHLALRSFDDNSDLRRVEGPQGTADYLWESLPLTAEGWTLHLLRRPQLSFEDQRNAGLAAAGVWLALVFLLLFLNQRWRLAKMRQRSREELEQLVEERTRDLRTAQDGLVQSAKLAALGQMSAALAHEINQPLTAQRMQLATLRLLLDHGRVDDACKALKPVDDMLTRMAALTGHLKTFARKSPSGLRERLDLATVVDQALQLLDARLRDEQVSLVLHLTRPAWVRGDAIRLEQVLINLLRNALDAMQGKPCKRLEIRLEADEQLWRLSVIDNGGGIAEEHLGQVFDPFFTTKPVGDGLGLGLAVSFAIVHESGGRLCVENGDNGAVFSLTLPIDLEAHI, encoded by the coding sequence ATGCTGCCGACTTCCCGTACCCTGCGTCTGTCGTTGTACACCCTGCTGATCCTCGCTGGCGCCGCCCTCGCCGCGACGCTTGCGATCCGCCACGCCGAGCGCCAGGCGCTGGAAGAAGACGCCGCGCGGGCCAATCAACAGTTGGCGCTGTACGCCAACTCGCTGCACACCCTGATCGACCGCTATCGCGCCCTGCCCGCCGTGCTGGCGCTGGACCCTCAACTGCGTGCGGCGCTCGCCGGTCCCGTGAGCGCCGAACAGCAAACGGCGCTCAATCTGAAGCTGGAAAAAATCAACGGCGCCGCCCAATCCTCGACCCTTGAACTGCTCGACCGCACCGGCCTTGCGGTGGCGGCCAGCAACTGGCGTCTGCCCAGCAGTTACGTCGGTCACAACTACGGCTTTCGCCCCTATTTCAGTCAGACCCGCACCCAGGGCACCGGACGCTTTTACGCGGTCGGCGTGACCAGCGGCATTCCCGGTTACTTCCTGTCCAGCGCGGTGCTCGGCGACAATGGCGAGTTCCTCGGGGCGATGGTGGTCAAGCTCGAATTCCCCGAACTCGAACGCGAATGGAGCCAGGGCAGCGACACCCTGCTGGTCAGCGATGCGCGCGGGATCATCTTCATCGCCAACCAGCCCGGCTGGCGCTATCGCCTGCTGCACCCGCTGAGCCCGGCCGATTACCGCGAGATCAAGGCCACCCGCCAATACGACAAACAGTCGCTGGTGCCGCTGACGCATCTGGCGCTGCGCAGCTTCGATGACAACAGTGATCTGCGCCGCGTCGAAGGCCCGCAAGGCACGGCGGATTACCTGTGGGAATCGCTGCCGCTGACCGCCGAAGGCTGGACCTTGCATCTGCTGCGCCGCCCGCAATTGTCCTTTGAAGACCAGCGTAATGCCGGGCTCGCCGCCGCCGGAGTGTGGCTGGCGCTGGTGTTCCTGTTGCTGTTCCTCAACCAGCGCTGGCGTCTGGCGAAGATGCGCCAGCGCAGCCGCGAAGAGCTTGAGCAACTGGTCGAGGAACGCACCCGGGATTTGCGCACGGCGCAGGACGGTCTGGTGCAGTCGGCAAAACTGGCGGCACTGGGGCAGATGTCCGCCGCGCTGGCCCACGAAATCAATCAGCCGTTGACCGCCCAGCGCATGCAACTGGCGACCCTGCGTCTGCTGCTCGATCATGGCCGGGTCGATGACGCCTGCAAGGCACTCAAACCGGTGGATGACATGCTCACGCGCATGGCCGCCCTCACCGGCCACCTGAAAACCTTTGCCCGCAAGAGCCCCAGCGGCCTGCGCGAACGGCTGGATCTGGCGACGGTGGTCGATCAGGCCCTGCAATTGCTCGATGCGCGCCTGCGCGATGAACAGGTCAGTCTGGTGCTGCACCTGACCCGCCCGGCGTGGGTGCGCGGCGATGCGATCCGCCTGGAGCAGGTGTTGATCAATCTGCTGCGCAACGCCCTCGATGCCATGCAGGGCAAGCCCTGCAAGCGTCTGGAAATCCGCCTGGAAGCCGACGAGCAACTGTGGCGCCTGAGCGTCATCGACAACGGCGGCGGCATCGCCGAAGAACATCTGGGTCAGGTGTTCGATCCGTTCTTCACCACCAAACCGGTGGGTGACGGACTGGGCCTGGGACTGGCGGTATCCTTCGCCATCGTCCATGAATCCGGCGGGCGCCTGTGCGTCGAAAATGGTGACAATGGCGCGGTGTTCAGCCTGACCTTGCCGATCGATCTGGAGGCGCACATCTGA
- a CDS encoding RHS repeat-associated core domain-containing protein, whose amino-acid sequence MNTSLHWRTPTAVVTDPRGNAIRQVDYLRRVAGEDVQALITRQQYDVAGRLVALRDPRLPTPNTTTVHRLDGGAIRTINVDGGENTVLLGVGGEVLQNWDANRNHREMTYDPQLRLRAVTENGAANFETFRYLDASADPTHNLRGQMTALSDPSGTLALDSFGMHGQTLEETRTFKDGKTCTSRRVYSAVGAVLQTTDAGGHLQQSTYDIAGQLVQVQLQLNGQAFQPVLKGADYNAAGQITEQRLGNDVTNRWCYRDTDGRLLRQYAQKASEPAILDNRYEYDLEGNVTRIVDHTYTPTFFRNQRVDGERTFGYDSVYRLTRATGYSDAPPADNSGRPQPTDPDDRRNYVESFEYDDGNNLKKLTHVRDGNTYTREVFIDTASNRGVRWKQGDPVPDFGARFDPTGNLRHLQAGQPLHWNSRNQLQSLTLVEHVGGPPDQELYQYSRGTRVYKRHETHTRKVSHVDEVHYAGSLEIRSKSSGEELHRITVAIGVGEVSCLHWVAGKPSGIDADQLQYSLSDHLGSITKTLDARALLISAEGYFAFGGTAWMAARSQIEADYKFIRYSGKEMDRTGLYYYGARYYVPWLSRWINADPAGDADGPNRYAFVGNNPLRYVDSVGAYKTESTIRHYSDFISVVFGHSEHLLQQLHNIFHKKNIKRNLAANFAVEVGKGVAGYEAGVFGAGLVELVLPSPQSFIPYLTTGGLIGGNIGGDIVGAMIDPFTNEVASRTGIMLGPLIPQTSKMSVSEINKGLGITDPVRQNRTWREASDDLVRQMPEFLMNRMMASWLSIIPAAIAIIARAIEAEDIKNGLDPVKIIKIETMLSDWQVAVESYSAAAEGAFDALGIDVLDPDGIAPISRSDLQQQTHEALANIGRAKASVAAYRESRSTDNQFLQQQLRHTPEKHSRLYNWWTKSNGTHGP is encoded by the coding sequence ATGAACACCAGCCTGCATTGGCGCACGCCGACAGCCGTTGTCACGGATCCGCGTGGCAACGCCATCAGACAGGTCGACTACCTGCGCAGGGTGGCAGGGGAGGATGTGCAGGCGCTCATTACCCGACAGCAATATGACGTTGCCGGCCGACTGGTCGCGCTGCGCGATCCGCGTCTGCCCACGCCCAATACCACAACGGTGCACAGGCTGGACGGCGGGGCGATCAGGACGATCAACGTTGACGGTGGCGAAAACACGGTGCTGCTGGGTGTCGGTGGCGAGGTTCTTCAGAATTGGGATGCTAACCGCAATCACCGGGAAATGACCTACGACCCGCAACTGCGTCTGCGGGCCGTCACGGAAAACGGTGCAGCGAACTTCGAAACCTTCCGCTACCTCGACGCTTCGGCCGACCCGACGCACAATCTGCGCGGACAGATGACGGCGCTGAGCGATCCATCAGGCACGCTTGCCCTCGACAGCTTCGGCATGCACGGACAGACGCTGGAAGAAACCCGCACCTTCAAGGACGGCAAAACCTGCACCAGCCGTCGGGTCTACAGCGCTGTCGGCGCAGTGTTGCAAACCACTGACGCCGGCGGGCACCTGCAACAGTCGACCTACGACATCGCCGGGCAACTCGTCCAGGTACAACTGCAACTCAACGGACAAGCCTTCCAGCCGGTTTTGAAAGGTGCGGATTACAACGCCGCCGGCCAGATCACCGAACAACGGCTCGGCAACGATGTGACCAACCGCTGGTGCTACCGGGACACCGACGGACGCCTGCTGCGACAGTACGCGCAAAAGGCTTCAGAGCCGGCGATTCTGGATAACCGGTATGAATACGATTTGGAAGGTAACGTTACGCGCATTGTTGACCACACCTACACACCGACGTTTTTCCGCAACCAGCGGGTCGACGGTGAACGCACATTTGGCTATGACTCGGTGTACCGCCTGACCCGCGCTACCGGTTACAGCGACGCCCCGCCCGCGGATAACTCCGGTCGGCCGCAACCCACCGATCCCGATGACCGACGCAACTATGTCGAATCTTTCGAATACGACGACGGCAACAACCTGAAAAAACTGACCCACGTACGCGACGGCAACACCTACACCCGCGAGGTGTTCATCGACACTGCCAGCAATCGCGGGGTGCGCTGGAAACAGGGGGATCCGGTGCCTGACTTCGGCGCCCGGTTCGACCCGACCGGCAATCTCAGGCACCTGCAGGCTGGCCAGCCGCTGCACTGGAACAGCCGCAACCAACTGCAATCGCTGACGCTCGTCGAACATGTCGGCGGGCCACCGGATCAGGAGTTGTACCAATACAGCCGGGGCACACGGGTCTACAAACGTCACGAAACCCACACCCGCAAAGTCAGCCATGTCGATGAAGTGCATTACGCGGGGTCCCTGGAAATCCGCAGCAAAAGCTCGGGCGAAGAACTGCATCGGATCACCGTCGCAATCGGCGTCGGCGAAGTGTCCTGCCTGCACTGGGTGGCCGGCAAACCGTCAGGCATCGACGCTGATCAATTGCAGTACTCGCTGAGTGACCACCTGGGCTCAATCACAAAAACACTCGATGCAAGGGCGCTATTGATCAGTGCCGAGGGCTATTTTGCCTTTGGCGGCACCGCCTGGATGGCCGCGCGTTCGCAGATCGAAGCGGACTACAAGTTCATCCGCTATTCGGGCAAGGAAATGGATCGCACCGGGCTTTATTACTATGGCGCCCGGTATTACGTCCCTTGGTTGAGTCGCTGGATCAATGCCGACCCGGCCGGAGATGCGGACGGGCCGAACCGGTATGCGTTTGTCGGCAACAACCCGCTGCGTTACGTCGACTCTGTCGGAGCATACAAAACGGAAAGCACTATCAGACATTATTCGGACTTCATTTCCGTCGTCTTCGGACACTCCGAACATTTGCTCCAGCAGCTTCACAACATCTTTCATAAGAAAAACATCAAAAGAAATTTGGCGGCGAACTTCGCAGTCGAGGTGGGCAAAGGTGTTGCTGGCTACGAAGCAGGCGTTTTCGGCGCAGGGCTTGTTGAGTTGGTGCTTCCAAGCCCCCAGTCCTTTATCCCCTACCTGACAACTGGCGGGCTGATTGGTGGAAACATCGGCGGTGACATCGTCGGTGCGATGATTGACCCGTTCACAAACGAAGTCGCCTCCAGAACCGGGATCATGCTCGGCCCGCTGATCCCGCAAACGTCGAAAATGTCAGTCAGTGAAATCAATAAAGGATTAGGGATCACGGATCCCGTGAGGCAAAACAGAACGTGGCGAGAGGCCTCGGATGATCTGGTCCGTCAGATGCCTGAATTTCTCATGAACCGAATGATGGCGTCGTGGCTATCGATTATCCCCGCCGCTATCGCCATTATTGCTCGAGCAATCGAAGCCGAAGACATAAAAAACGGGCTCGACCCGGTGAAGATTATAAAGATCGAGACAATGCTCTCTGACTGGCAAGTGGCCGTCGAAAGTTATTCCGCCGCTGCAGAAGGAGCGTTCGATGCATTAGGCATCGATGTTCTGGACCCAGACGGAATTGCTCCGATCAGCCGCTCAGACCTGCAGCAGCAAACCCACGAGGCGCTAGCCAACATCGGTCGAGCGAAAGCTTCTGTTGCCGCTTACAGGGAGTCGCGGTCCACCGATAACCAGTTTTTACAGCAGCAACTACGTCATACCCCGGAAAAACACTCCAGGCTTTACAACTGGTGGACCAAATCCAACGGCACACATGGTCCCTGA
- a CDS encoding sigma-54-dependent transcriptional regulator yields MLNSVMVVDDESSIRNAVEQWLSLSGFEVQLFSRAEECLAVLPKHFAGVILSDVRMPGLSGLELLAEVQRRDADLPVILLTGHGDVPMAVEAMRDGAYDFLEKPFSPETLLGSLRRALDKRRLVLENRALHEQADNRARLDATLLGVSRGLQTLRRQVLDLATLPVNVLIRGETGSGKELVARCLHDFGPRADKPFVALNCAAIPEQLFEAELFGHESGAFTGASGKRIGKLEYADGGTLFLDEIESMPLAQQVKLLRVLQEQKLERLGSNQSIRVDLRIVAATKPDLLDEARAGRFREDLAYRLNVAELRLPPLRDRREDIPLLFESFAQSAAQRLGRTFPPLSGAQLSHLLSHDWPGNVRELANVAERQVLGLDEPVQGIDPGQSLAAQQEAFEAQCLRAALTRHKGDVKAVLEELQLPRRTFNEKMQRHGLTREMFVPD; encoded by the coding sequence ATGCTCAACTCGGTGATGGTGGTCGATGACGAAAGCAGTATTCGCAATGCCGTCGAACAATGGCTGAGCCTGTCCGGGTTCGAGGTGCAGCTATTCAGCCGCGCCGAGGAATGCCTGGCGGTGCTGCCGAAACACTTTGCCGGGGTGATTCTCAGCGATGTGCGCATGCCGGGGCTCAGCGGTCTTGAGCTGCTGGCCGAAGTGCAGCGCCGGGATGCCGACCTGCCGGTGATTCTGCTGACCGGCCACGGTGACGTACCGATGGCGGTCGAAGCGATGCGCGACGGTGCCTACGATTTTCTGGAAAAACCGTTCAGCCCCGAGACTCTGCTCGGCAGCCTGCGCCGGGCGCTGGACAAGCGTCGGCTGGTGCTGGAAAACCGTGCCCTGCACGAGCAGGCCGACAACCGCGCCAGACTCGATGCGACGTTGCTCGGTGTGTCCCGTGGCTTGCAGACCTTGCGCCGGCAGGTGCTTGACCTGGCGACGCTGCCGGTCAACGTGCTGATCCGTGGCGAAACCGGCAGCGGCAAGGAGCTGGTCGCCCGCTGCCTGCACGACTTCGGCCCGCGCGCCGACAAGCCGTTCGTGGCGCTGAACTGCGCGGCGATCCCCGAGCAGTTGTTCGAAGCCGAGTTGTTCGGGCATGAAAGCGGCGCGTTCACCGGCGCCTCGGGCAAGCGCATCGGCAAGCTGGAATACGCCGATGGCGGCACGCTGTTTCTCGATGAAATCGAAAGCATGCCGCTGGCCCAGCAGGTGAAACTGCTACGGGTGTTACAGGAGCAGAAGCTGGAGCGGCTGGGGTCGAACCAGAGCATTCGCGTGGACTTGCGGATTGTCGCGGCGACCAAACCCGACTTGCTGGATGAAGCGCGGGCCGGGCGTTTTCGCGAAGACCTGGCGTATCGCCTGAACGTCGCAGAGCTGCGATTGCCACCGCTGCGTGATCGTCGCGAAGACATTCCGCTGTTGTTCGAATCCTTCGCCCAGAGCGCCGCCCAGCGTTTGGGCCGGACCTTTCCACCGCTCAGTGGCGCGCAGTTGAGCCACCTGCTCAGTCACGACTGGCCGGGCAATGTGCGCGAGTTGGCGAACGTGGCCGAGCGGCAGGTGCTGGGGCTGGATGAACCGGTGCAGGGTATCGATCCGGGGCAGTCGCTGGCGGCGCAGCAAGAGGCGTTTGAGGCGCAGTGTTTGCGGGCTGCTTTGACCCGGCACAAGGGCGATGTGAAAGCGGTGCTTGAGGAGCTGCAACTGCCGCGTCGCACGTTTAATGAAAAGATGCAGCGGCATGGTTTGACCCGAGAGATGTTCGTACCCGACTGA